The following are from one region of the Acipenser ruthenus chromosome 19, fAciRut3.2 maternal haplotype, whole genome shotgun sequence genome:
- the LOC117424389 gene encoding uncharacterized protein C17orf80-like isoform X1, with amino-acid sequence MSAAKKTGAAAPGTELCPFCGKPFKRLKSHLPHCKMAAVARVTAGSNGVPQAAAKKKEKDSKLNLKEPSTILKSKKAKTQDISNLQNSEIPAPKGNTEITEAGDKVGKAGLQKMWSKELKKQHSRKEQTSMISSLKDKKTSPAFPSAQGNVQATDKTPANTPLLNLNQTAVVTKVDKHGLEQVMQNQAVPKHRSKQTTSKLQALELAPLQCSESPSADSVAWQSLADQARVPSVSPGKRVLEVKTSESRSKTSVRDHTKYALMGNKNTAGLYQQQNTCRGQNVLLDHSRDSKQFTKTNVWDHIRENFCSRNYDLVSRKGSAETSERVVPVLSQSLSKAAGSDLTARGLEWLPELHRGYQGIGFSMLPVKPSPWHVEDRPCLPEQDRGQVHLAERRLMEVRLGELPAWLGSRELQLTTGLAAMRRGWQRYYSKYIDVKKGGAGGVAMLLAAYCVLSYSWNYQHLKQDRWRKYH; translated from the exons CCAAGAAGACAGGGGCTGCTGCTCCCGGGACGGAGCTGTGTCCATTTTGTGGAAAGCCGTTCAAGAGGCTCAAGTCCCACTTACCTCACTGCAAAATGGCGGCAGTTGCCAGGGTAACAGCAGGCTCCAATGGGGTACCACAAGCAGCtgctaaaaagaaagaaaaagacagtAAATTAAATCTCAAAGAGccttcaaccattctgaaaagcAAGAAAGCAAAAACGCAGGACATCTCCAATCTCCAGAATTCAGAAATTCCAGCCCCTAAAGGAAATACAGAGATTACCGAGGCAGGGGATAAAGTCGGCAAAGCAGGGCTTCAGAAAATGTGGAGTAAAGAGCTTAAAAAGCAACATAGCAGGAAAGAGCAGACCAGTATGATATCGTCACTCAAAGACAAGAAAACCAGCCCTGCATTTCCTTCAGCACAAGGCAATGTTCAAGCCACAGACAAAACACCTGCTAACACACCTTTATTGAACCTCAACCAAACTGCTGTTGTAACAAAGGTGGATAAGCATGGCTTAGAACAAGTAATGCAAAACCAGGCTGTTCCTAAACATAGAAGCAAGCAAACCACGTCAAAACTCCAGGCTTTGGAGTTAGCACCCCTTCAGTGTTCAGAATCCCCCAGTGCTGATTCTGTAGCATGGCAGAGTTTGGCAGATCAAGCCAGAGTGCCTTCCGTTTCCCCTGGGAAGAGAGTGCTGGAAGTTAAAACAAGCGAAAGCAGAAGCAAAACCAGTGTTAGGGACCACACTAAGTACGCTTTGATGGGCAACAAAAATACTGCTGGATTGTACCAACAGCAGAATACATGTAGGGGACAGAATGTGTTACTGGATCACAGTAGGGACAGCAAGCAGTTCACGAAAACCAACGTGTGGGATCACATCAGGGAGAACTTTTGCAGCAGGAATTATGATCTTGTCTCCAGGAAGGGCAGCGCAGAGACCAGTGAAAGAGTCGTCCCAGtactctcccagtccctcagcaaaGCAGCTGGCTCAGATTTAACAGCCAGAGGCTTGGAGTGGCTCCCAGAGCTCCACCGTGGGTACCAGGGAATCGGATTCTCCATGCTCCCAGTGAAACCCTCCCCCTGGCATGTAGAGGATAGGCCATGCCTGCCTGAACAGGACAGAGGACAAG TTCATCTTGCAGAGAGACGGCTGATGGAGGTGAGGCTGGGGGAGCTGCCCGCCTGGCTGGGGTCTCGGGAGCTGCAGCTCACCACCGGACTGGCAGCGATGCGCAGAG GCTGGCAGAGGTATTACAGCAAGTATATAGATGTGAAGAAGGGTGGGGCTGGTGGTGTGGCGATGCTGCTGGCTGCATACTGTGTGCTGAGCTACAGCTGGAACTACCAGCACCTCA